The Euzebya rosea sequence GTCCATCAGCTTGCGCCGTGTCCGCAGACCGCGGGCGGACAGGGCCTGCCCGTCCACGCCCAGCGGTTCGACGTCGCGATCGATCGGTGTGGTCTGTCCGATGCTCATGGCGGGGTCCCGGGGGCTCGAGGGGTGGGAGCAGCACCGTCGGCGCGGCGCAGGGTGCTGCGCAGCCGGTCGCTGATACCCGCCATCCCGCCGGGGGCGAACAACATCAGCAGCACGAAGAGCGTACCGAGGACGAAGAGCGGTTCGGAGAGCACTCCCTCGATCGGATCGGGCAACCCGTCGAGCACCCCGGAGGTCCCCAGCGCCGAGAGGCGAAGGGTGAGCAACCCGTAGACCATGCCGCCGATCGCGGCGCCCCACAGCCGGCCGGCCCCGCCGAGGACGACCATGACGAGCAACGCCAGGGTGAAGTCGGCGCTGGCCAGCGACGGGTTGGCCCCGCGGACCAGCAGCAGGTACACCCCACCGCCGAGGGTCGCCAGCGACGCGCCGATGACGAAGGAGACCAGCTTGAACGGCAGGGGCTTCAGGCCCAGCAGCTCCACGCGGTCCTCGTTCTCGCGGATGGCCTCCCACACCCGACCGGCCCGCGACGCGGTGACCATGCGGGCGATCGCGTAGGCGATGACGAGGAACACCAGCGCCAGCCAGTACCGGTTGCGGATGTTGACGACGCCGCGCAGCAGGTCGGGGACGCCGTCGCTGACGAGGGCCAGGCCCTCCTCACCACCGGAGATCCGCAGGGGGTCGGCGAGCAGCAGGATGGAGAAGACCTCGGCGTAGGCGAGGGTGACCATGGCGAAGGCCACACCGCCCACGCGAAGGGCCACGCCGCCGAGCAGTGCCGCGATCACCGCGACCAC is a genomic window containing:
- a CDS encoding branched-chain amino acid ABC transporter permease; amino-acid sequence: MTDTADTTVRPTSPAAAPLPTTRATTARGGLIALVVVAVLAVLPFVGIPIPGVLPGAISSPGSLQVLAIGLVFAGIAVSYDIVFGFTGLLSFGHALFVALGAYGTNLLMESTGLPYVAAVPLTVLVVAVIAALLGGVALRVGGVAFAMVTLAYAEVFSILLLADPLRISGGEEGLALVSDGVPDLLRGVVNIRNRYWLALVFLVIAYAIARMVTASRAGRVWEAIRENEDRVELLGLKPLPFKLVSFVIGASLATLGGGVYLLLVRGANPSLASADFTLALLVMVVLGGAGRLWGAAIGGMVYGLLTLRLSALGTSGVLDGLPDPIEGVLSEPLFVLGTLFVLLMLFAPGGMAGISDRLRSTLRRADGAAPTPRAPGTPP